Part of the Gavia stellata isolate bGavSte3 chromosome 25, bGavSte3.hap2, whole genome shotgun sequence genome is shown below.
GGGCACATGCAAACAAGCGCAGCTTCCTTCGGCAGGACCTCACCCAGCCTTACACCCCGGCACGGCCTTGCCAGCATGCGCGGTGCTTTAAACAGGATCACTGTACCAGAGCCAGCCCACCCTCTGCGTTAcctcctccatccatcccttcCCTGGGAAGCTGTGAAGAAATTAGTCTATAATGCCCCTTGCAGTCACTGGGCAAATCGCACACAGGAAAGCCTGGTTAGCTGGAACAAAGCTACTGGGTAAGCTGGAGGCTTTCCCACAGCCTATTTACAGTCCGAGATGAGGATCCACATAACCTGATCACAGCTACAGACACTAACAGTGCAAAAAAGAGTGCGAGCTTGCAACAGACAGGTCGAAGCACTGCAATCGCTCATGCTGGAGCCCATTCCTCACTGCAACACCCAGAGCTTCATCCTTGCGCCACGGGCAGCTTGCACCGAACTACTGCACGTGGAGGAGCTCAGggtggggaaggcagcaggaccCCACCAGTGCTCCACGCTCACCCTTGTCCTTGCCCCGCAATCGTTTCTCTGTGTCCATAACCCCAGAGGCAGGGCAGATTTGACGATCAAACTATCGAGACTttgctcaaaagcaaacagatcAATCTGAAGAGGGAGAAGTTCACCCTCCTCTtgaaatcaaaaccaaacaatctGAGGATCCAGCTGCCCGGGACACTCTAACAACTGACCCAGGCAAACCTGCACGCTCTCCTGAgcggggaggaagggaaggcagcttgtgaaaaataagcaagcaaaaCCGTTCCTTTCCTACTGCAGAGGAACTGGCTGGCTAGGAGTAGGACCTCAGGAAAACTGCCCAAGATAAACGGAGAGAATGGTGTGGGAATTAACCTCTGCACTGCTGTCCTGCAAACGCACCCTGGCAGCTCTGTCTTCTAGACATTTTGCAGCACGCTGTGCCACAGGAGCTCACCCGCGGGATCATGGCCACGAAGAGGAGACAGCATTTTCCACCTGCATGGGGTGCTGTTCCTACCAATACCCCTCAACCCAACTCACCCCAACGGACttgagcacacacagaaatgcaaCACCCAACATCACAGAAGACTTACTAAGACCTGGACTGATCTGCTTTGTAAACCAGCAATAGCACCTGAAGAGTAAGTAGGAGAAAGACAAGCTCAAGCTGTTTGGAGCACTCCTATCACTGCATTAATGACAACACTGATTAGAAACATCCATCATCTTTCACCCCTAAGTAACACCTTGAAGTTGGCACAGATacagcttgaaaaataaatcagcacaGAGGAGCGGTGGGGCAGGAACCCGTTTCCCCAGGGCATCACACGGGTGCTTGCTCTGGATGCTCAAAGCGAGAGCATTCACATGCAGAGgcaagaaaagagcagaaaaccgTATTTTAAAGAGCGCTTTAGGTGTCCATTGCTGCCATTGAATGTAATTAACTCCTGTGCTTAGAACTAAACGCAGCCAGACCTCGAAGTTAACACCTCCTTAAGAGGACATGGGAAGGGAgtgttctttattttcctgtcgTTACTATTGTTTTACTGGGGTCTGTCTTTCACACAGCTAGTGAGAAAGGGAGAGCCTGATGAGTCTTGCTGCGGCTgtacaaagctgcttttctaCATGAAAGTTCAGGCTGACCAAAACAAAGAGAGACAAACTGAAGCGTTAGAAAAATTTGCGAGCTGTTAAGAAGAGGATTGCCTAGGACTTCCTTCTACACCATGCGATGCTTGCTGGCACCCCCATTTTGTGATGAGAAACTGGGATTTAGGCTGCAGGCAGACAAGAAATGAGAACGGAAACCTTGCTTTAAGACTGGAATAGATTGAGCAGCAGGTAGAGGACCAAGACCCAGATAAAATCAATTGATGAACGCTGTTCTCAAGAATACTAGAGCTTAAAACGTTAACATTGTGAGAGTGTTATGacctggaaaaaatatttggagttATTATTCTTAAATGACTAGGCTTACTATTACTAAAGGAAGCCATCTAAGTTTCCGTATCCTATACAAAGAGATTGCAAACAGGTAATTGAAGAACTTTGCAGTGGATCAAAACGCAGCAAATTTGCCAACGCCATCCAAATACCAACCCCTCTGCAGAGGGGAGCGAGATGTTATCCACATAGGTATGTGGAACAGCAAACAAGAATTGGATGATCACCTTTTTCCCTTCAGGTAGGGGGATGCAGGGAGAGGGACGGGGGCGAATAAAAAAGGAACTGCCCCTGTGTTTCTCAGGGGTAAGTACGTAACACCGTGGTACAAGGGAACATGCCGCCGGGCTCCCGCTAACACTGAGCCAGGACCAAAAGCCAAGAACTGCCACAAGCCCTCAGAGCTTCTGGGGTGAGGctaaagcagaaagcaagccGTCCCACAGgcttccctctgctcccagtTTAAAGCGTCTGTATCATGTTTGAGTCATTtcagtctcaaaaaaaaaaacccaggaaaaaaaaggagctggATTACAAAGGACTCCATGAAAGCAATAAAATCATCTGAGAGATTTGGCCTACAAAGACAACAAGAGAATTCAATCTGCAGCTTACAGAAGAGTTGATAAGCAAAGATTTGTCTTGCTGTTGCCACAGTACTCAAGAAGGGCAGGGGAAAAGCGCGTGTGCAGGATCCgcttaaaaaaagtgaaataaaataagcacACCATGAAAAGCTGTaggaatatttcttttcttccttcaaagcCATGATTTCATGGCCTGATCTGCCCAGGGGAGAAGCTGCAACACTTTGGTGGCAGAGGTGCGAGCACGGACTATGAAGCCTTTTTGGTAACAGAATATCACCTGGTAAAGCTGGAACAGAGCCGGTGATTCTACACGTTTAACTCCTTCCAATGCTGAGAAGCTCAGGAGGACCTGCTTGTTCCATAGGAATTAAAATGTAAACTACACTAGCTAACTATTATCCCTACGAACATCACTTACGCTGGTCCTTAGGAATGGGGAAACAAATACCTCTTAACATTAATTAAACAACCGTTTAAATAACTTTCCCAAACCGTTATTGCCATTAGAGATAGGAAAGCAAAAgtctcattttcaaaacaatcagaactgctgtaaggaatACATCATGTTAGAATATAGCActtaaaaaagtatttaaaaaaaaaaagataagagaaTGCCTTAGGCAGCAAGTTAAGCCATTACCTTTAGTGTGATACATAATAGCAGCCCTCAGGTCAAAAGAACCCCAGCTATCTTTCCTTTCTAGGCCTCTCTGGTACCTCTGTTCTTTGGCGGAGGCTAGCAAATTGTTCGTAGGAGAGGCCAGAGGATTCTCTATTTCATAgtcttttgaaagaaacacTAAAGCACCTTGGCTACCGGTGTCTGCCTTTTGTAGGTCACCTGTGTGATGCGACTCCAAAGCTAAGACACCACCCTCAACAGCAGTCCCAGGCTTAAGAATAGCACTAAGAATTTGGGGGCTAGTCCGTTTATCCAGCTCATAAGCCTTAGGAAACACAGGTTGTTCAGTTCCTGAGGGAATGATTTCAGCACACTGTGAAACCAAAGCGGCAGGATATTCCCCTTGAAATGTCACTTCCATTAACTGATTATCCGCAGATTTCCCCACAACAGTTTCAGGGCCAGCGCTGGGCTCGTTTATGAAAGACAAGCCCCACTGATTCTGGAAGATATCTCCCAGGTTCTGCTGATTCGTCTGCGATGGGAAATCGACTTGCGCTGCACCCAGAAGCACAGTTTGCATATTTGAAGGGTAGATAAAAAGGCTAGATTTCTTTTGTTCGAGAGCTGTTGAAGTTGTACTGATGTCCTGGGGTACTGACTCGGAGGAGGTTGACGGTACAGTACTAGCAGCAGTTGAGAGCAGTGGCTGGGTCCCTGGAGAGTACACGCTTCCGTCAGTCCCCGCTAGAATTGGCCCATTCGAGAAGCTAGCAGAAGTAACAGATTTCATAGCAGACATGGGGACTTGGGACAGTCGACTTGATGTTTGGGCCGGCGTTTCCCCGGCAGATGACGACGATGACGAAGACGACGTGGATGGCGTTTGAGCTGCTTTGTTGAGGTTTTCTTTAACTTTACTTGCATAACTTATTTTGGGAACAATTTTAGCACTGCTATTGTCCACTGGAAAAACTGGGGGTGGTTTAAATAAGGTCCATGAGTCCTCTTTAGATGTAGCCGAGGCGTGCTTCCCTTTGGGCCGGTCATCGAACTTCTTGCTGCTAATCCCAGGTTTGGCATCAGAGTTTTTTCGCTGTACATCTCCAATCCCAGGCTTTCCCCGGCCTGCTCCACTAGCCCCAGCCTCGTATTTCCAAACAGGCTTAGTATTTTCAATTCGGTTCCCCTTTTGTTCACTATAATCAGGCTTGAAACTCTCAAGTTCCTGTTTTAAGGTTGGTGCACTAACCTCCTGTTGCATTATTTTGTCCTGTACTAGATTCAAGTTCTCACAACCCTTGGCACTGTTGCGcctgcctttcctttttttaggcGTAGTATATCCACTCTCGGAGCCACTACCATCGTTATCGGCCCCTTTGCCTACGTAGCCATTCGTGATATAGCTAGAGTTATTGGTTACCACCCCGTTTGGAATAGACACTCCCTCTGGCTTGTCTGAGGACTGGCTTTCTCTAAGTTTATTTTCGTAGGACTTCTCATTCTTTTTGTCCATGCTATTTTTCTGGATGAAGTTCTTGGTTTTGATTCCAGCCTTCCCCAAAGCACTGGCCTTCACAGTCTGCTTTGGGGTCACGTTAGTGTCTACGAGCTGCTGGCTGCCATTGGGTACCCTGGATCCTGGGGTGGTGGGTTCATCAGAGCACAGGCCCTTTAATGACACTTCTCTTTCTCCTGCGTTACCATTTAGCTCTCCGTAGCCTAGAAGAAAgccaaaaacaacaaaaggcaAGAATTAGAATGTGAAATGTTAAACTTCTGATTGCAGAAAGCTGTAATCAGCcgcagacattttaaaataggaaaacatCTAGTCTCTGATGTACAAAAGCCTATGCTTATTGCTGGAAACCACAGCTAGAAGGGTTAAGCAGAAAGTACCAGCAGCTACTGACTCTCACGTACAACCGGGTGATGTATAgataacaaaacaaagcagaagtacATACAGATACTGTGTAAGGAAAATATACTGTACTAAAGATCACTGGCAAGCTGGAGAGCTATTTCATCAGCTACTATTTCCAGgtcacacagaggaaaaaaaaaaaaataattcccagGGAGTTTCAAGACAGAAAGAACCGCTGCCTTTGCTACAAGATTTGTTGAGGTTCAGAATCCATACTGTGAACAATGGCCAACTCCTATCATCTCCATCAGCTCCCAGGCCTGCAACACCAGcagccctccttcccaccctgtTCCCAAACGCCATCGCTagtaaaagggggaaaaaaaaagaaaaaagccattttccaAAAGGACACGTCCAAGTCAAGTTGGAAGTTGCATCTACTCGCTTCATTTCAAAATAGCAACCAACACCTCCCTACACGTGCTCTTTAGCTTTGGAAAGGTGATAAAACTGGGAAGAAACGCATCCCTGCAAGCGCCCTTCCACCATCCGTGGCAACTGGCCTCCTGCCCACTGAGAAACTTGGGTATTTCAGAGTCCCTGGGAGACCCAACACTCGCCAAGGGCTCCAGCTCATCCAACCCCGAGATCATGCTGTACACTCAGCCTTCCTTTTTGCTTCTCAAGTTCACTTCTAGGCCTTACGGTTCTGACGTGAATCTTGGGAGTGCAATTCAAGCGCAACTGAAGTGGAGCTGGAAGCCCAGGACAGTCTTGACCCAACCACCTCACCTGCCTCAaccttttttatattttttttttaatctctggcCAGAGACCTATTGCTTTTGCAGACCCTGGCTATAACGCCCCAAGAGAAGCCTTGAAGCCCCACTGAGGGATGGGAAGAGCACGCTGTACCCAGCTCAGCAAATACACCGCAGCTGCGGACGGAGGAGAGGGACTCCCTCCTACTGCACCCGCTCCTCCAGGAAGAGTGCTAGCCTCGCTCCTCCTCCGGCTCATCCGTCCTCCTTCCCGAGGGTGGAAAGCCTTAAATCTCCCGCAACAACTGACCCACCTAAGGCTTCATCCGCAGCCGCGGTGCTGCCAAGTCAGCACTGCGCACGGAGTCCCCCAAGAACGAGAGCGGGCAAAACTCCAGCttgaaaaagaatgtttttgttgttgccGATGTTGTTGAAATTAACTGCTATACTAAAAATCATTGTTATCCTCACATCCTGGAGCCTCAGATGTCTGGCAGATGTAACCGCTCAAGTTCTGTGCAAGTCGGGAACACAAGAATCCTTGTAGGAATCTTTACAGGAATTCCACAACTGAGTTTGCCGAGGGGGATCAAAAAGGATTTTACTAGATGCAAGTATCTGTAACCACCACAACTTCCACTGCAACTTTCAAATACGCTGTTAAGAATATTAACCGTGAATACTTCATCCCAGAGAAACCTGAGAGGATGGGATTCTCAGCTGAGCAAAGGACTAAAAATTAAGTACTTCAGAATACCGTGCAGAGGAAGCCTTCTCAAGAGCAACGTGTTATAGCTGACCTTGTATGACTCAAGACTTCTGACACCACTtgttaatgaaacaaaacaataagAGTGGTCATAAGACCATTGCAGATGAGGAGCAAAAGAATAAAACGAACAAAATCCATTTCAGTAAGTCAGTGTGTCAGCAGTTTCTAGTTCCAATTTTCAAGTATTCACAACTCAGCCGCCCGAGTTTTCTCCAAATCAACATTTGGCGCAGCTGGCTCTGGCCTGGACACAGAGGTGCAGCAACCAACGTttaggggaggggaaggaaaaaaaaaaaaaaggatgtcaAAATGAACAGGTGAAGAGTATTTAGCAACCTCACAAGGTGTTTCATAGCTGCAAAGGGAGGGGTGTCAGCGTAAGTGCATATTAAAACCCCGGGCACACTGCGGACAGTGGAATGACTACTCAACTTCTTTTTGCTCAGGAACTTATCTTAGCGTACGCCTGGCCGGGTCCCTGCCGACCCCCGCTccgggggctgcccgcgggGGCACCGTGCGCGGCTCCGGGGCACTACCCACCCCGCTCCCGCTGCCGGCCGGGCCCCCCCGTCTGCCGCCTGATGTGCGTCAaaattccaaggaaaaaaaaaaaaataaaatagaggtACGCGGCATTTTGTCTGTCCTTGTAATCACGCACTTGCTTTGAACCCACGCAGGCCCCCAGAGGGGGATTTTTAAGAGGCAGCAGCCGGCCGGGCAGCCCCCCGTGAGCGAGATGGGGGCTCCGACCCTGCTCGGGagcagccccccccggccccgccgtaGCCAGGGCTGCCCCGCCACCGCCTCTGCGGCGCTGCCGCCCGGCCAGCGCGCCGGTACGCCGCCGGCTCGGCACAGCCGCCCTCCCGGCCGGCCCGGAgagcgcggccccggccccagcccctgcGCCCCCCCGGCTAAGGGCGGcggccggggaggaggaggcggcggccgaaggcccccgggccgggccgggccgggccccgccgcctccccgctcccaccggcggggccgccccccccccttATCTGACTCATTGATTTTTACGCTCATCAATTTTTAACcagcgccgccccccccgcagccccccggctcGGCGCGgcccgggcggggggcagcaccccccagggcggcgcggcccggccccacgtgcccggcgggcggcggcggtgccggcgggccccgcggctcccgcAGCCGCGCCGGCCCCAACATGGCGGACAGGAAGCGGCCCCAGCGCGGCGGAGAAGCTTCCAGCCGGgccgggggaggaggaggcggaggaggaggaggaggatggccccgccgccgccccgcgaAGGTCAcaggccccggcccgccgcccgccccgacCTGGTCTCCGCTTCGGCGCCTCCTGGTGCTGCGGGCCGCCGTGCTTGTGCTCGTGTCGGAGCGGCGGCTTGGGCTGGGCTCGGCCGTCGGGCGGCGGCAGGTAGGCGCTCTgcgggtggtggtggtggtggtggccgTAGTAGTAGTaatggtggtgatggtggtggtggggctgctcCTCCATGGGGGGCggctggcggggccgggccgggctgggcacTCGCTGCTGGGCCGTGCGGCTCCGGCGCTGGGACGCGGCTGGCGCGGGGGAGGCGGCGGACTGGCAGCGCCCGCCCTGCAATCAGCGAGCCGCGCCGCCGCgaccgccccccgccccgccccgcgccggccGCCCGGCGGAAAAGGAAGCGCCGGCCGCCCggcggaggggagaggagaggcggtgcggtgcggtgcggggGGCACCCGGCGCGGGCgggccccgcccggccgccccccccctccccgggggcaGCGGCAGGTGAGGCCGCGCTGCCGGAGACGGGGGGGGCTtcgcccccctccccgcgctaAAGGCGGCCGAGCCGGAAAAAGCGGCCGCGCCGGAGccatctccttcccctgccctcgCCGCTGAGTCAGGCCCCGGCGCCTGGCGAGCAGCCCCGCGCCTTCGCTTCCAGAGAAGCGGGGTGTTTCACAACCCCGCGCCGCAGCCTCGCCTCCCGGAGGCCGGGTTTCGCTGCAGGGTCACCGGGGAGGAGGGCGGGCGGCCCGGCAGGCAGCGAAGCCTCCTTTCACCGTGAAGGAGCGGATAAACCGCGCCCCGCGGTGCCAGGCGGGTGGGGGCTGTTGGGTCAGCGTCAAAGGGGGCCACGCTGGAGGGGATTCGGTCAGGGAGGTGAAGCAGGAACAGGGTCAACTGCCGCGTTTCCAGCCGCAGTGGCGGAGAAGGCGGGAGCGGCAGCAGCGCTCCCGGAAAGAGGCCGGGTTGAGCTGCAGAGGCTCCCGCCGGAGCCCCGGGCTGCTCCCGGGCTCCACCCGCAGACCGCCCGACAGCAGCGCAGCCCGGGACGGCCCCCGCTGCTCCCCCGTCCCCGGGCCCGCTGGAGCACGGTCAGCGGGGTGCCCGGCGGCTAGGGGACTCCGCTAAGGGAGCCCTGAGCGCGCTCCGCGGCGGGGGGAAGGCCCGCGGGACGGCCCCGCAGGCTGCCGCTCCGGCCGACGGCTCCCGGCTCCCGCCTCGGCACCCAGGCGGAGCGCAAACGGAGCCGAGGACTCCCCACGGACACCCAGAAGCGTTTTGATCTGAACGCAGAGCGGTGAGGAACCGGGGCAGGAGTTAATCAGGAGGGTAGGgagagggcagagagagggatggggagaccCGAGATGAACACGTACAGGCTGGAGTCGGAGGCAGAGTCCTGCCCCGGGTAACTCGCTGCTCCGGCGCGATTGATTACCTCCAAATACTCGCAACGTGCATGG
Proteins encoded:
- the NUFIP2 gene encoding FMR1-interacting protein NUFIP2 encodes the protein MEEQPHHHHHHHYYYYGHHHHHHPQSAYLPPPDGRAQPKPPLRHEHKHGGPQHQEAPKRRPGYGELNGNAGEREVSLKGLCSDEPTTPGSRVPNGSQQLVDTNVTPKQTVKASALGKAGIKTKNFIQKNSMDKKNEKSYENKLRESQSSDKPEGVSIPNGVVTNNSSYITNGYVGKGADNDGSGSESGYTTPKKRKGRRNSAKGCENLNLVQDKIMQQEVSAPTLKQELESFKPDYSEQKGNRIENTKPVWKYEAGASGAGRGKPGIGDVQRKNSDAKPGISSKKFDDRPKGKHASATSKEDSWTLFKPPPVFPVDNSSAKIVPKISYASKVKENLNKAAQTPSTSSSSSSSSAGETPAQTSSRLSQVPMSAMKSVTSASFSNGPILAGTDGSVYSPGTQPLLSTAASTVPSTSSESVPQDISTTSTALEQKKSSLFIYPSNMQTVLLGAAQVDFPSQTNQQNLGDIFQNQWGLSFINEPSAGPETVVGKSADNQLMEVTFQGEYPAALVSQCAEIIPSGTEQPVFPKAYELDKRTSPQILSAILKPGTAVEGGVLALESHHTGDLQKADTGSQGALVFLSKDYEIENPLASPTNNLLASAKEQRYQRGLERKDSWGSFDLRAAIMYHTKEMESVWNLQKQDPKRIITYDEAMDRPDQ